A window of the Desulfobacula toluolica Tol2 genome harbors these coding sequences:
- a CDS encoding HD domain-containing protein, translating to MKNKQVLELKSRFFEYVSGFYGNTPEQNRMFNLKEVHTLRVCANILRLGRSLNLTQDELKIVEISALFHDIGRFKQYRDYATFNDKKSVNHAKLGIRELSVHKILKDLSTEEKRYIVTAIAWHNAYQLPDIQNKKQLLFIKLLRDADKLDIWKVVIDYYSKKIKQGTDAIFLNFPDKGQAYSEKIINALNNGQLVQTCHLSCLTDLKLLQISWVYDLNFNESYKLLRQSRFIEKIEQTLPPEKQIKDAVKIALTHIEKMAAS from the coding sequence ATGAAGAACAAACAAGTGTTGGAGTTGAAATCCAGGTTTTTTGAATATGTTTCCGGTTTTTATGGAAACACTCCTGAACAGAACCGGATGTTTAATTTAAAAGAGGTCCACACCCTCAGGGTCTGTGCGAATATTCTCAGGCTTGGCAGGTCCCTGAATCTTACACAAGATGAATTAAAAATTGTCGAAATTTCAGCATTATTTCATGATATCGGGCGGTTTAAACAATATCGGGATTATGCTACATTTAACGACAAAAAATCGGTAAATCACGCCAAGCTCGGCATACGGGAACTATCAGTTCATAAGATTCTGAAAGACCTGTCAACAGAGGAAAAAAGGTATATTGTGACAGCCATTGCCTGGCATAACGCGTACCAACTGCCTGATATCCAAAACAAAAAACAATTGTTGTTCATTAAACTGCTTCGCGATGCAGACAAACTTGATATCTGGAAGGTGGTCATTGATTATTACTCAAAAAAAATCAAACAGGGAACTGATGCAATCTTTTTAAATTTTCCAGATAAAGGACAGGCATACTCTGAAAAAATAATCAATGCTCTCAATAATGGACAGCTGGTTCAAACCTGCCATTTGAGCTGTTTGACAGATCTAAAGCTGTTACAGATAAGCTGGGTCTATGACCTTAATTTCAACGAATCCTATAAACTGCTGCGTCAGTCCCGGTTCATTGAGAAGATCGAGCAGACGCTCCCCCCTGAAAAACAAATTAAAGATGCCGTAAAAATTGCCCTAACGCATATTGAAAAAATGGCAGCCTCATAA